The sequence GGCACCAGGATGATCGAGATGCCCTTGTGCTTGGGGGCGTCGGGGTCGGTGCGGCAGGCGAGCCAGATCCAGTCCGCGTTCTGCGCGTTGGAGGTGAAGATCTTCTGCCCGTCGATCAGCCAGTCCCCGCCGTCGCGCACGGCGCGGGTGCGCAGCGAGGCGAGGTCGGTGCCCGCCTCGGGCTCCGAGTAGCCGATGGCGAAGATGACGTCGCCCTGGAGGATCCGGGGCAGGAAGTACTCCTTCTGCTCCTGCGTCCCGTACTTCATCAGGGTCGGGCCCACGGTGTTGAGCGTGACCATCGAGACGGGGGCGCCGGCCCGGTAGGCCTCGTCGAAGAAGACGAACTGCTCGTCGGGGCCGCGGCCTTGACCGCCGTACTCGACGGGCCAGCCGAGTCCGAGCAGTCCGTCGGCGCCGATGCGGCGCAGGAGTGCGCGCTGGCCGGACAGGTCCTCGGGCACTCCGTCGGGCAGCAGTTCCCGGAAGTACTCCCGCAGTTCGGCTCGGAGCCGCAACTGGCCTTCGGTCGGGGCGAGGTGCACGGCGCTGGCCTCCCGGCATCACATCATCGAGTGAACCTGACTGTCCGTCAGATTCACCCGTGGTGTCAAGGTCGGGTGGGCCCCGGGGAGGCGATGAGGGAGCCGGGCGGGACGGGGCACGCGCGAGGGCGCCCGCGCTACCGGACCCCAGCCGGTCCGGTCGCACGGGCGCCCTCAAGAGTCCGAGCGGGCTCTGGCCGCGTCTACCACCAGGGGTAGAAGTTCACCGCCACCGTGGAGTTGGACTGGTCGATGGCCGTGAAGGCCGAGCCGTTGACCTGCGCGGTGTTGTTCTGGTTGGACGCGCCGGAACCGGTGGCTACCTGCTGCGAGGTGGAGGAGTTCCCGTGGTTGTTGCCGCCCACGCCGCTGCCGATGATGCTGGCGACGCTTGCATTCGATCCGTCGTTCGCGAAGGAGCCGTTGTCGGCCGATGCCACTCCCCCGAAGAGGGAGACGGCGAGGGGGAGCGCGGCGACGGCGGCGATAACGCGGGCGGTACGGATGCTTGCCATGTCTGAATCCTCCAGAAAACCGAAGTGGGACTTACTCCAAGGCAGTTGGCCGACCGCCTCGGTCGTTGCGTGTGCTGACGACGTCGCGAGACCAGAGTTGCCCACCGAATCCCCGGCGAACCACCCCGGAGTCCCCGATTCCCCCGCAAGTATGACCAACATCGGATAAACCTGGTTCGCGCCCCCGAAGCCCCAGGTCAGCACTCCCGCCTCTACCGAAACCCGTGTCCCACAGGCGCTGAAGCGTTCCACCAGCTCACCTCGCCCGGACATGCCAAAAAGGACCGCTCCGTCCGGGAACCCCACCGTCTCCCGGCCCTGCGGCCCTGCGATCCCAAGCTGCGCGCCCCCTGCGCGCCCCCGGCGCCCGCCGGGGCAAACCATCCGTGCCCCGCTCCGGGGCACCCCGCGGCGCGATCCACGGTCACGACTGACCGGGCTCCAGCGCCTGCGTCTGATCCTGCTTCTACTGCTCCTGCTGCTCGTCCTGTCCGTACTGCCATGCTGCTCGCGGTGCCGCACTGCGCGTGATCCCGTACTGCGCGTGGTGCCGTGCTCCGCATCGTGCCGTACTACGCGTGGTGCCGTACTACGCGTGGTGCCGTACTGCCTGTACTGCTCCTGCCTTCCGCACTGCCTGGCTGTCTGCGCTGCCGGCCGAGCGGTACGGGGCTACGCGGCGAGGGCCAGCACTTCCCGCGCGGCTCCGGCGGGGGCTCCGACTGCGGCCGCGGTGAGGTCCAGGTCGGCCGATCCGGATCCGGCGCCCATGGCCGCCGCGGTGGTCGAGCGGCGGACGGACGGGGTCTTGCCGTGGGCCTCGGCGCGGATCCGCTGCTTGATGGTCGGCGGGAGCGAACCGCCGCGCATCATCGCCCGCCAGGTCCGCCGGGCCGTCACCGCCGTCCTGCGTGCACCGGCAGCCGCAGGAGCCGGAACGGCGGGAGCGGGGACGGAGGCGGGGGCCGGAGCGGTCTTGCCACCGAAACCGAGGGAAGCGAAGAGTGCCACGAGAGCGGCGAGGACGGCGGTCCAGACGGAGGTGAAGGTGGTGCGGTGTGCCATGACGGGATGCCTCGTTTCGCGATGTTCCGACGGGCGGATCTGCATACATTCGTCATGATGTGGTCGCAACCGCACGACCCCGGCAACGCGCGCCGATCTTCCGACAAACACCACTCGGAAGGCCCAAAGCCCGCCGTCACCGCCTCCCGCACCCCTCTTACCGCCTGCGCATTCGCTGCCCTGAAGGGGCGGTTTCCGGGCTGCTGCCCCTGCTTCGCCGACCTGCTGCCAAGCCCTGCCCCAGGCACCCGACCGAGCACGCTCGCAGTCGGCTGGCAAGCCGGAAAACTCGTCGCACGCTCTACCCCGACCGGGAGGGAGCCGGGCGCTGCTCAGGGCTTCAAGCGCCATCACCACCGCCTGACAGCGAAACCGGCCGTCCACAGGCCCTGTGGATAACTCGTCTGCGATGTGGGCAGGGGAGCACTCCCTTGTGGACGAGCCCAGGGAAATGGCCGGGGTGAGCACCACTGCGGTCCTTCCGGGCTCGGCGAACCACACGCTCGGACTCCCTGGAATGCTGATGCTTGATCAGGACATGCAGCAGGGGCCGCGGCGCATCGACTTGTCAGGGGCTGGGCCGCCGCTGGGCGCTCGTCGCCACGGGGAGGGAGAGGGATATGCCGGTGGTCGGAAGCACAGGCACGACCGGTCAGGGACTCGCGATGACCCGAGTGGGTGGCCGGTGGCGGGTGACCCGGCCGTGGCCTCCCCAGCTGCGCCCGATCGTGCACAGCTATGCCGGCTACTGGGAGGCAGCAGCCTCTCCCTACCGGGTGCGGCTGGTTCCCACAGGTCGAGCGGTCGTGGTGATCAGTCTGGGGGAGCCGTTCGCCCACATCCGCCGGCTGGGGGACACGGGCCCGAACAGTCAGGTGACCGGCTCGCTGGTTGCGGGTCTGGAGGACGGGCCCCGGGTGTGTGGCCATCCCGGAGGCCAGGAGGCGATTCGGCTTGAATTGACCCCACTGGGCGCCTTTCGGCTGTTCGCCGTGCCGATGAGCGAGTTGACCAACAGGGTGGTCGAGCTGCGCGACGTCCTTGGGCCCGAGGCCGGAGTGCTGGTTGAGCAGCTGGCGGCCACCAGCGACTGGGGAGCGCGGTTCGACCTGCTGGACACCGCGCTGTCGGCCCGGCTCGAACGTGGCCCGCATCCCGCGCCCGAGGTGAGCCACGCCTGGCGACTGCTGTCCCGCGCCGGCGGGTCGATCCCCGTCGGGCGGATCGCGGCCGAAGTGGGCTGGAGTCAGGGCCACCTGGTCCGCCGGTTCACCGAACAGATCGGCCTGACCCCCAAGATGTCCGCCCGGGTACTGCGCTTCCATCGCGCCGTGAGGCTGCTCACCCGCGACGGTGCGAACCTCACCGAAGTGACCGCTGCCTGCGGTTTCTACGACCAGGCTCACCTCAACCGGGAGTTCCGCGCCCTGGCCGAGACCACCCCCGGCCAGATGGCCGCCGCCCGCGTGGCGGAGGGAGCCCTCGCCCTGTGAGAGGCGAGGTCAAATTTGTCCAAGCCAGGCCGTCTGCACGTCGATAGTGTCCCCGTTCGTAGTCGATCAGGCACCCACGCACATGGACCGCCTCCGCCAAGTGAAGAAGAGACCCTCCACTGGCTGCTGGGAGCGGACCGGGCAACGGTGAACCTGGCCCAGAGGGGAGAACTCGATGGAAGACCTGCTGCGCATCCTCGTGGCCGGGGCGCTCACAGGCGCCTTGGTCGGTTTGGCGGGAGCCCTCGGCCGGCGCAGCCGCAGGCGCCGAGAGGGCGGTGACACGAACACCCGCTGACGTTCCGCTCGGGCCCGGGGCATGCCACGACCACCCTGTACGCCCGGGCCCACAGAGCAAGAAGAACGACCCCTGACCGTTCTTGCTGGTCAGGGGTCGTCTACATGCGGTGGGTGTGGGATTTGAACCCACGGTGACTCGCGCCACGACGGTTTTCAAGACCGTTCCCTTAGGCCGCTCGGGCAACCCACCTGGCCGGTACAGAGTACCGGGCGGTGGGGGGCCGTGGGCGGGCGTGGGGTCAGGAGGTCTGAGCCTTGTCGTAGGCCGCCTTCGCCTCGTTGCCGAAGTACGGGCCGTACATCCGGTTCGGCAGGAAGGTGTAGCCGAAGCTGTTCACCGAGACCTGGGTGCCCAGGCCGGTGGCCTCGTTGAAGTCCTGGAACCAGGGGCCGCCGCTGGAGCCGCCCGTCATGTTGCAGGACAGGCTGTGGTCCTTGGTCAGCAGGAAGTCCTTGCCGCTGTTGCCGCTGCAGTACACCAGCTTGCTGCCGTCGTAGGGCGCGGCCGCGGGGAAGCCGAAAGAGTACATCCGCTTGTTGTATCCCCCGTTGAAGAGGATGCCCTGGGCGCCGACGGCCTGGGTGAGGGTCTGGCCGTTGAGCGGCGCCACGACGGCCAGGCCGACGTCCATGTTCATGTCCTCGCTCGCCGCCCACTGGTCGGTGGCGAAGGTCTTGGTGGCCGGCCACTGCCCGTACGGGGCGTTGCCGTTGTTGTACGCGGGGACGAAGACCCAGTTGGTGTGCCAGGCGCCCTGGTACTTCACGCAGTGGCCGGCCGTCATGACCGTGCTGCCGTTGGCACTGGTGACCGAGTCGCCCGAGCAGGAGGCGGTCCGGTCGCCCATGGTGAAGAAGACCCGGCCCGAGGTCTTCACCACGGCGCCGGCGCCCGTCCAGGCCCCGCCGGCCTGCGGAAACGCGGTGGGGGAGGCGGCGGCCGTCGGCGGGATGCTGGTGGAGGCCGCCGAGGTGGCGACCGGGGCACCGCCCGCTCCCGGGACCGCCGTGACGTCGAGCGGGGTGGCGGCGCGCATCCGTTCGGCGGTCCAGAAGCCCTGGCTGTGCTGCTGCCTGAACGAGGCGGGGGCGTCGGCGGCCGCCGAGGGGGTGGCCGCCGACAGCGCGCCCGCGATCAGTGCGCCGGCGCCCACGAGGACGGATACGGCCCTGCGATGACGATTCACGCATGACTCCTTCTGCCGTGCCCGGTCCTTCGGTCGGTCCCGGGCAGGGTGGGGGTGAAGAGCTGTCGGTGCGGATCGGCTGTTCTGTGCTTCGGCAGTTCTGAGCTTCGGCAGTTCTGTGCTTCGGCAGTTCGGCTCGCGGGGGCAGAGTGGCACGGCCGCGCGTCGATGTCAGCGGGCAGTCGGAACGTTCGGTCGGTTCCGGCCAGGAATTGGCCAACTCCCTTCCCCCACCGCCTCATACGGTGAGCATCACGCCCGCGTACGAGACCCCGGCGACCACCACCCACGCGCCGAGCCCCAGCACCGCGGCCCGCCCGCCGGTCCGGGCCAGCGTCGGCAGGTGCACCGCACTCCCGAGTCCGAACAGGGCGGCCGCCAGCAGCGCCTCCTGAGCCGTGTGCGCCCACTCCAGCGCCACGTCGGGCAGTACCCCGGTGGCCCGCACCACGGCCGCGGCCAGGAATCCGGCCACGAAGAGCGGCACCGGTGCGGGCCGGCGCCCCGCCGCGGTGCGCACCCCGCGCCGCCGGGCCCGTACCGCGAAGGCCACGGCGGCCACCAGCGGGGCCAGCAGCGCAACCCGCATCAGCTTGACCAGCACCGCTTCGCCGAGCGCGCCCGGGCCCGCGGTCTGCGCGGTCGCCACCACCTGGCCGACGTCGTGGACGCTCGCTCCCACCCAGCGCCCGAAGGCCGGGTCGGACAGTCCCAACGGACCTTGAAGCAGCGGGAGTACCGCGATGGCCAGCGTCCCGCACAGGGTCACCAGCGCCATGGAGGCGGCCACGTCCTCCTCGTCGCTGCCGGAGACCTCGCTCACCGCCCCGATCGCCGAAGCCCCGCAGATCGAGTACCCCGTGGCGATCAGCAGCGGCTGGTCCCCGGGCAGCCCGAGCCGGCGGCCCAGCCAGAGGGTGCCGTAGAAGGTGGCCGCGACCACCCCGGCCACCATGGCCACCGTGGCCCAGCCCAGCCGGAGCACCTGGTCCAGCCCCAGGCCGAGGCCCAGCAGGACGATGCCGATCCGCATCAGCCGCCGGCCCGCGAGGGACAGGCCCGGGCGCGCGGCTCCCCGGACGAGGGTCCGCAGGCCCGGAAGGTGCGCCACCGCGATGCCCAGGACCACCGAGGCGGTCAGCAGGGGCACGGCGGGAGCGATGCGGTGCACGCACCACGCCACGAGAGCGCCCGCGACCGCGAGTCCCAGCCCGGGCCAGGAAGAGGATGTTTCACGTGAAACACGATCCGCCCGTGCCGCCCGGGGGACAGGGCGGTTCAGCAGGGCCATCAGTCGGCCGGGAGGGCGTAGACCCTGCGGACACTGCTGCCCAGGCGGGCGACGTCGGCGCCGTAGACGTGGAGGGATATCGCCTTCGCACGACAGGAGTTGCGGACCTTGTGGATATCACCGGGCGGTGCGAACCCGCAGACGTCGCCCGGGCCGTTGACCACTTCCTCGGTCGCCACCAGCCGGGCGCCGGATACCGCCGTGGCCGGGGCCAGCCGGTAGCGGAGCTCGCTCTCCTCACCCTCGTGCACCCCGGCCACGCACCACGAGACGTGGTCGTGGATGGCGGTCTCCTGCCCGGGCAGCCACACCAGGGCGACCACCGAGAAGCTGCCGTCCGGCTCGGTGTGGAGGATGTGCTGCCGGTAGCGGTCCGCGCATCCCTCGCGCTGTTCGGGTGTGAGGAGATCCGGCGTCCCCAGGTGCGGAGCCACGCGCTCGCCGACGAGGTAGGCCGTCAGATCGGGGGCCAGTCCCCGGTCGACGACGGTGCGTATCTCCCGGACGAGGCCGGCCATCCTCGTGGTGGTTCGGGCCGGTGTCGTGGTGGTCATACCGGCAGCGTCCTGCCGTCGTTCGAGCATGTCCAACGACAGTTCTGACCCGAAATCCCAAGCAGAGCTTATGGATCCGACGCAGCGATCAGCACCCGATCCGGTTCGAGGCCACCTGCTTCAGCACGTCGAGGACCACGGACGTCGCGGGGATCCGCAGATGGTCCCGGTAGACGTAGGCAGCGATGTGGCGGCGCGCGGAGGGCTGGAGCGGGCGTCCGCAGACCCGGCTCAGCGAGAGGGAGGGCAGCACCAGCGCGGGCATCATCGCGACGCCCAGACCCTGCGCGACCAGGCTCTGCACCACCAGGTTGTCGTCGGTGGCGAAGCGTATGTCGGGGACGAAGCCCAGTTCCGCGCACTCGTGCAGCAGGTTGGCCCGGCAGCGCGGGCAGCCCGCGATCCAGCGCTCCTCGGCCAGGTCCGCCAGGTGCACGGCCCGGCGCCGGGCCAGCGGATGGCCGGTCGGCAGGAGCACCGTCAGCTGGTCCTCCAACAGCCTGACCTCGGCGACCTCCTCGGGAATCTCCTCGTGCAGCCCGGGATAGGTGAAGGCCAGGGTGATGTCGCACTCCCCCCGCTCCAGCCTGCGCAGCGATTCGGGCGGCTCCCCCTCCAGCAGCTCGACCTGGATCCCCGGATGCTCCTTGGCCAGACCGCTCAGTGCCTCGGGGACGAGGGTGACGTTGGCGCTGGGAAAGCCGCAGAGCCGGACCCGCCCGGTGCGCAGGCGCGCGTACGCCTTCAGCTGGGCCTCGGCGGCGGAGAGGCTGCCGAGGATGGTCTCGGCGTGCCGGGCGAGGGACTCCCCGGCCTCGGTGAGCTGCATCTTGCGGCCGATGCGGGTGAACAACGGGGTCCCGACGGCACGTTCGAGTGCCTTCATCTGCTGGGTGATCGCGGGCTGGGTGTACCCGAGGATGCGGGCGGCTGCCGAATAGGACCCGGAGGCCACGACCGCATGGAACGTCCGTATGTGCCGGGAATCGAACACCAGAGAAGCATAAGCGGACGTTGGGAGGGGCCGTAGGCGGAATCCCGCCTACGGCCCCTCCCCATCAAGCCAGCACTTCCGACAGCGGGGTTACTTGTCGCCGACCCGCGAGCCGAGCGTGATGTCCACGGTGTTCGGCTTGCCGTCGCGCAGGTAGGTCAGCTTCACCGTGTCGCCGGGCTTGTACGTCCAGATCATGCTGATCAGGCTCGGGCCGCTGTCTACCGGCTTGCCGCCGAACTCGGTGATGAGGTCGCCGGGCTTGAGGCCCGCCTTGCCGGCCGGACCGTTGGGGTCGACCAGCTCGTTGGCGGCCGCGCCCTGCTCGGAGATCTTGGCGCCCTCGGCCTTGGACTGGAGGTCCACGGAGACGGAGATCACCGGGTAAACCGGCTTGCCCGTCTTGATCAGCGACTCCGCGACGTTCTTCGCCTGGTTGATCGGGATGGCGAAGCCGAGGCCGATCGAACCGGCCTGGCCGCCGCCGAAGCCGCCGTTGCCGGCCGACTGGATCGCGGAGTTGATGCCGATGACCGCGCCGCGGCCGTCGAGCAGCGGGCCGCCGGAGTTGCCCGGGTTGATCGAGGCGTCGGTCTGGAGCGCGCTCATGTACGAGTTCTTGCCGCCGGAGCCGTCACCGGAGGCGACCGGGCGGTTCTTGGCACTGACGATGCCGGTGGTGACCGTGTTGGACAGTCCGAACGGTGCGCCGATCGCGATCGTCGAGTCGCCGACGGCCACCTTCTCGGAGTCACCGAGCGGCAGCGGCTTCAGACCGGCCGGCGGGTTCTTCAGCTTGAGCACCGCGACGTCGTAGCCCTGGGCCCGGCCGACGACCTCGGCCTCGTACTTCTTGCCGTCGGAGAAGGTCGCCGTGAGCTTGCCGCCGTTGGCCGCGGAGGCGACCACGTGGTTGTTGGTGAGGATGTGGCCCTGCTGGTCGTAGACGAAGCCGGTGCCGGTACCGCCCTCGCCCTCGCCGGCCGAGGCCTCGATGGTGACCACGCTGGGCAGGGCGCCGGCGGCCAGGCCCGCGATGGAGCCCGCGTCGCGCTTGAGCTCCTTGGGGGTGGCCGCGCTGATCGTGGTCGAGCCGGTGCCGTTGTCGCTGCGGTCGGCGGCCCAGTAGCCGACGCCGCCGCCGATGGCGCCCGCGAGGAGAGCCGCCGCGAGCACGCCCGCGATCAGGCCGCCCTTGCCCTTCGGCTTGCGGGGCGGGGTGCCGTCGGCGGTCAGGGGGGTGCCCCAGACACCGCCGCCGTGGCCGCCGTA comes from Streptomyces sp. NBC_01408 and encodes:
- a CDS encoding DUF6344 domain-containing protein; its protein translation is MAHRTTFTSVWTAVLAALVALFASLGFGGKTAPAPASVPAPAVPAPAAAGARRTAVTARRTWRAMMRGGSLPPTIKQRIRAEAHGKTPSVRRSTTAAAMGAGSGSADLDLTAAAVGAPAGAAREVLALAA
- a CDS encoding AraC family transcriptional regulator, with the translated sequence MTRVGGRWRVTRPWPPQLRPIVHSYAGYWEAAASPYRVRLVPTGRAVVVISLGEPFAHIRRLGDTGPNSQVTGSLVAGLEDGPRVCGHPGGQEAIRLELTPLGAFRLFAVPMSELTNRVVELRDVLGPEAGVLVEQLAATSDWGARFDLLDTALSARLERGPHPAPEVSHAWRLLSRAGGSIPVGRIAAEVGWSQGHLVRRFTEQIGLTPKMSARVLRFHRAVRLLTRDGANLTEVTAACGFYDQAHLNREFRALAETTPGQMAAARVAEGALAL
- a CDS encoding serine protease; the protein is MNRHRRAVSVLVGAGALIAGALSAATPSAAADAPASFRQQHSQGFWTAERMRAATPLDVTAVPGAGGAPVATSAASTSIPPTAAASPTAFPQAGGAWTGAGAVVKTSGRVFFTMGDRTASCSGDSVTSANGSTVMTAGHCVKYQGAWHTNWVFVPAYNNGNAPYGQWPATKTFATDQWAASEDMNMDVGLAVVAPLNGQTLTQAVGAQGILFNGGYNKRMYSFGFPAAAPYDGSKLVYCSGNSGKDFLLTKDHSLSCNMTGGSSGGPWFQDFNEATGLGTQVSVNSFGYTFLPNRMYGPYFGNEAKAAYDKAQTS
- a CDS encoding YeiH family protein, translated to MALLNRPVPRAARADRVSRETSSSWPGLGLAVAGALVAWCVHRIAPAVPLLTASVVLGIAVAHLPGLRTLVRGAARPGLSLAGRRLMRIGIVLLGLGLGLDQVLRLGWATVAMVAGVVAATFYGTLWLGRRLGLPGDQPLLIATGYSICGASAIGAVSEVSGSDEEDVAASMALVTLCGTLAIAVLPLLQGPLGLSDPAFGRWVGASVHDVGQVVATAQTAGPGALGEAVLVKLMRVALLAPLVAAVAFAVRARRRGVRTAAGRRPAPVPLFVAGFLAAAVVRATGVLPDVALEWAHTAQEALLAAALFGLGSAVHLPTLARTGGRAAVLGLGAWVVVAGVSYAGVMLTV
- a CDS encoding cysteine dioxygenase family protein, whose product is MTTTTPARTTTRMAGLVREIRTVVDRGLAPDLTAYLVGERVAPHLGTPDLLTPEQREGCADRYRQHILHTEPDGSFSVVALVWLPGQETAIHDHVSWCVAGVHEGEESELRYRLAPATAVSGARLVATEEVVNGPGDVCGFAPPGDIHKVRNSCRAKAISLHVYGADVARLGSSVRRVYALPAD
- a CDS encoding LysR family transcriptional regulator, with protein sequence MFDSRHIRTFHAVVASGSYSAAARILGYTQPAITQQMKALERAVGTPLFTRIGRKMQLTEAGESLARHAETILGSLSAAEAQLKAYARLRTGRVRLCGFPSANVTLVPEALSGLAKEHPGIQVELLEGEPPESLRRLERGECDITLAFTYPGLHEEIPEEVAEVRLLEDQLTVLLPTGHPLARRRAVHLADLAEERWIAGCPRCRANLLHECAELGFVPDIRFATDDNLVVQSLVAQGLGVAMMPALVLPSLSLSRVCGRPLQPSARRHIAAYVYRDHLRIPATSVVLDVLKQVASNRIGC
- a CDS encoding S1C family serine protease, with the protein product MSTENEGTAAPTPPAAPSVPPAPASETQVPAVAPQPADAPPAPVAPAPAAPAPMAPAPGSAAAEPVTQQLPPTPVPGTEQTQQIPPTPAAPATPAHQAAPAYRHAPGPQAPYAPHTPQVPYSPAAHGAEGWPPPPPTVPAYGGHGGGVWGTPLTADGTPPRKPKGKGGLIAGVLAAALLAGAIGGGVGYWAADRSDNGTGSTTISAATPKELKRDAGSIAGLAAGALPSVVTIEASAGEGEGGTGTGFVYDQQGHILTNNHVVASAANGGKLTATFSDGKKYEAEVVGRAQGYDVAVLKLKNPPAGLKPLPLGDSEKVAVGDSTIAIGAPFGLSNTVTTGIVSAKNRPVASGDGSGGKNSYMSALQTDASINPGNSGGPLLDGRGAVIGINSAIQSAGNGGFGGGQAGSIGLGFAIPINQAKNVAESLIKTGKPVYPVISVSVDLQSKAEGAKISEQGAAANELVDPNGPAGKAGLKPGDLITEFGGKPVDSGPSLISMIWTYKPGDTVKLTYLRDGKPNTVDITLGSRVGDK